Proteins encoded by one window of Aspergillus chevalieri M1 DNA, chromosome 6, nearly complete sequence:
- the sun1 gene encoding SUN family protein UTH1 (CAZy:GH132;~COG:S;~EggNog:ENOG410PFHK;~InterPro:IPR005556;~PFAM:PF03856;~SECRETED:SignalP(1-18)) — MKLNSIALTLATAGLVAAQPHAHGHRHPQRRTVDTSGTVVEYELNGQRISAEEVCKGIADGTLLWAAGVAPPGACQSSSSSATPSSTPTPTPTPTPSVAPAEFLQTSSSATSTPTSSSTQAASSTPAASSSSSSSSSATGIDVDFPDGEIDCSTFPSDYGAVKLDYHGLGGWTGVQNVTAESNGLLRILATLLTRDSCISGTYCSYACPAGYQKSQWPTEPGADGQSIGGLECRNNKLYLSNPELSRKLCIQGTGGVYVQNKVGKQVAVCRTDYPGTEAETIPLALTDSTVQPLTCPDGATYYKWTGKSTSAQYYVNPKGTSIEEGCVWGDGSKPVGNWAPMNMGIGENNGKWLSLFQNTPTTNVKLDFCANITGDHLSGSCSYENGQYISESGSNDSGCTVEVMSGDATIQFYDC, encoded by the exons ATGAAGTTGAACTCGATTGCCCTCACCCTTGCCACGGCCGGCCTGGTCGCAGCCCAGCCCCACGCCCACGGCCACCGTCACCCCCAAAGACGTACTGTCGACACCTCGGGAACCGTCGTCGAGTACGAGCTGAACGGTCAGCGCATCAGCGCCGAGGAAGTCTGCAAGGGTATCGCCGACGGTACTCTCTTGTGGGCTGCTGGCGTCGCCCCTCCCGGCGCCTGCCAGagctccagcagcagcgcgACTCCTTCGTCCACTCCCACTCCCACTCCCACCCCCACTCCCTCTGTCGCCCCGGCCGAGTTCCTCCAGACTTCTTCGTCCGCCACTTCTACTCCCACCAGCTCCTCGACCCAGGCTGCTTCCTCGACTCCCGCCGCTAGCAGCTCTAGcagctcttcttcctctgccaCCGGTATTGATGTCGACTTCCCCGATGGGGAGATCGACTGCAGTACTTTCCCCTCGGACTATGGCGCTGTTAAGCTCGACTACCACGGCCTTGGCGGTTGGACCGGTGTCCAGAATGTCACTGCTGAAAGCAACGGTTTGTTGAGAATCCTCGCGACTCTCCTCACCCGTGATAGCTGCATTTCGGGAACCTATTGTTCGTATGCCTGTCCCGCTGGCTACCAGAAGTCCCAGTGGCCTACCGAGCCGGGAGCCGATGGCCAGTCCATTGGTGGTCTTGAGTGTCGCAACAACAAGCTGTACCTCAGCAACCCCGAGCTCTCCAGGAAACTGTGTATTCAGGGTACTGGTGGTGTTTACGTTCAGAACAAGGTCGGTAAGCAGGTTGCTGTCTGCCGTACCGACTACCCTG GTACTGAAGCTGAAACCATTCCTCTGGCCCTTACCGACTCTACCGTTCAGCCATTGACCTGCCCTGACGGTGCGACGTACTACAAGTGGACGGGCAAGAGCACCTCTGCCCAGTACTACGTTAACCCCAAGGGTACCTCCATCGAGGAGGGATGCGTTTGGGGTGACGGCAGCAAGCCTGTCGGTAACTGGGCTCCTATGAACATGGGTATTGGCGAGAACAACGGCAAGTGGCTCTCGCTCTTCCAGAACACCCCGACCACCAACGTCAAGCTCGACTTCTGTGCCAACATAACGGGTGACCACCTCAGTGGCTCGTGCAGCTACGAGAACGGTCAATACATTTCCGAGTCTGGAAGCAACGACTCTGGGTGCACT GTGGAGGTTATGTCCGGTGATGCAACCATCCAGTTCTACGACTGTTAA
- the fhdA gene encoding putative transcription factor Tos4 (COG:S;~EggNog:ENOG410PKEK;~InterPro:IPR000253;~go_function: GO:0005515 - protein binding [Evidence IEA]), with the protein MESSSPLQRSASMTSLAGVKRPASLLPAFEPLSSSPSLPRPQKRVARENHGVVSKYPTPLPTSSTHILSSSPPRTTVPRPAYRRTFSSLTSSERTPLSTVPTLMLPENGEPILMGRSSASCHHQLAANRMISRVHVKATYKPAPSPFDHDRVEIMCVGWNGIKLHCQGKTYELAKGKTFTSDIKDADIMIDVHEARALVQWPREGKKDNYASTDSEQTVEETTPRRNGKPRRSLHESPLAERQRLVSPVSPSPAVQSLVPPSSPLYTPTRSRNAVVVYEDEASPVRRTSAEEDADATQRVQESSQRVEDILQSSSSDLSDLSKHDELSDHDEENDPIVHSFGPFGENILPRMASFSAVESPVRPARPQPLQPTQSERQPKVAAEREQKEAEEKPDMNDECYARIQNHAVNQLAFSRLSSTPFSTIVSNLPASHWKREDTSKPGPTRDDIRRVIDSTKCIGKVAREGKDAAGKPLESEYYYVPDFDDDDMRREAVVHDLRKPGLRNCRKQHKQYFWRKPK; encoded by the exons ATGGAGTCGTCGTCTCCGCTCCAGAGGAGCGCCTCGATGACTTCGCTGGCCGGTGTGAAGCGCCCGGCGTCCCTGTTGCCAGCTTTCGAGCCATTGAGCTCGTCTCCCTCCCTGCCACGACCCCAGAAGCGTGTAGCTCGTGAGAACCATGGCGTCGTGTCCAAGTATCCTACTCCTCTACCGACATCGTCCACCCATATCCTGTCGTCGTCTCCCCCTCGAACGACCGTGCCTCGTCCTGCCTATCGACGTACCTTCTCTTCGTTAACGTCCTCCGAACGAACCCCTCTGTCCACCGTCCCGACCCTGATGCTGCCGGAGAATGGCGAGCCTATTCTCATGGGCCGATCGAGTGCATCctgccatcaccagctggcTGCTAACCGAATGATCTCGCGAGTTCACGTCAAAGCCACCTATAAGCCAGCCCCCAGTCCCTTCGACCACGACCGTGTTGAGATTATGTGTGTTGGGTGGAATGGGATCAAGTTGCACTGCCAAGGGAAAACATATGAGTTGGCCAAGGGGAAAACGTTCACGTCGGATATCAAGGACGCGGATATCATGATCGATGTCCATGAGGCTCGCGCTTTGGTCCAATGGCCACGTGAAGGGAAGAAGGACAACTACGCGTCGACAGACTCGGAGCAAACGGTCGAAGAGACCACACCAAGGCGGAATGGGAAACCACGTCGGAGTCTGCATGAGAGTCCGCTGGCTGAGCGTCAACGCCTGGTATCGCCTGTTTCTCCTTCCCCTGCTGTGCAGTCCTTGGTGCCTCCGTCGTCGCCCCTGTACACGCCTACCCGTTCTCGGAATGCTGTGGTTGTGtacgaagacgaagcatCTCCTGTCCGTCGCACCAGCGCTGAGGAAGATGCTGACGCGACCCAACGCGTTCAGGAGTCCTCTCAACGCGTGGAAGATATCCTTCAAAGCTCGTCTAGCGACCTCAGTGACTTGAGCAAGCATGATGAGTTGTCTGATCATGATGAGGAGAACGACCCTATCGTTCACTCGTTTGGACCCTTTGGGGAGAACATCCTGCCCCGTATGGCCTCGTTTTCGGCAGTCGAATCACCAGTCCGCCCTGCGCGTCCCCAGCCTCTCCAACCTACCCAATCAGAACGACAGCCCAAGGTTGCGGCCGAAAGAGAGCAAAAGGAAGCTGAGGAAAAGCCCGACATGAATGACGAATGCTATGCACGAATCCAAAACCACGCCGTCAACCAGTTGGCCTTCTCCCGTCTGTCCTCCACACCATTCTCTACTATTGTGAGCAACCTCCCCGCTTCTCACTGGAAGCGCGAGGATACCTCCAAGCCCGGGCCGACCCGTGACGACATCCGCAGAGTGATCGATTCGACCAAGTGTATCGGCAAGGTCGCCCGCGAAGGAAAGGACGCTGCGGGTAAGCCGCTCGAAAGTGAATACTATTACGTTCCCGActttgacgatgatgatatgCGTCGTGAGGCCGTGGTGCACGATCTTCGCAAGCCTGGTCTCCGTAACTGTCGGAAGCAGCACAAG CAATACTTCTGGCGCAAACCCAAATAA
- a CDS encoding regulator of nonsense transcripts 2 (BUSCO:EOG09260BZ0;~COG:A;~EggNog:ENOG410PGB8;~InterPro:IPR016024,IPR016021,IPR003890,IPR039762, IPR007193;~PFAM:PF02854,PF04050;~TransMembrane:1 (i149-166o);~go_function: GO:0003723 - RNA binding [Evidence IEA];~go_function: GO:0005515 - protein binding [Evidence IEA];~go_process: GO:0000184 - nuclear-transcribed mRNA catabolic process, nonsense-mediated decay [Evidence IEA]), producing MERQRKRELRTLNERAWAGESDIFSVSKSLDSALKKNTAFIKRLRTGISASAQQTFLADIRMLSLHKYLSEIISACYEGLCKLKSPGEIAVGVEIASALHQRFGPAEFTRQLGWLLGRGLSTPDKSQLKALAPELREKEEKERLSRHRVLLRVVTELWLVGMLRTLDDIERPEDLGAKNKDGVVGKTPDTVARGKPSADKETEPFPLEVLKDLLGHDRQHANLPLAVLFVKSFGWDILGVKGVEEGRKTVEADGATTAEATESKQNGTDVSNENDVPLTPEKTQNRFKAILNRYLEDVKAHVVRDQRALAAQSRRNAEAYVKSGEIFEDRQATFDKQSKNLEKLVSNTQVLCEALGVEMPPLAEQETADQASSGGIGLVKTAEYLRGQGEGAGIWEDEEERRFYENLVDLKGQQERMIIENAIYYVDPPERPAIQQKERTPIESYIRRLIYMDMNKRNYTRILKSIRKLHWEEQDVVNILERIFSKPVKVRYGNIHLLTILVSALYRYHQDFVIGIVDNILEYITLGLEQNEFKFNQKRIAEVKYLGELYNYKMIDSPVVFDTLYRIVTYGHEGGTPIPGKINPLDLPDDFFRIRLVCTILDTCGHCFDRGSAKKKLDFFLTFFQYYIFTKEPLPMDVDFLVHDTYSVTRPQWKLAGDLQEATIIFSEAVAQNYKTQDAGKHMEPEPEEEDAESSSSDEGLEEDAMPEVDDEQESSDEAEAEASGPNAEQNGDSESEDEVFVGRQEEERDPQAEAEFDRELEKMMADSVDSRRFERKAVFDVPLPMKRSGRDASGAESTESSQGQANTMAFSLMTKKGNKQQTRTIDLPSDSSFALAMKSQQQADREEQQRIKNLVLNYEKSNETENTDVSEKRTPPRDTRIDKSAANRTAFRSRKLQLSDVNW from the exons ATGGAACGTCAACGAAAGC GAGAGCTTCGCACCTTGAATGAACGAGCTTGGGCTGGGGAGAGTG ATATCTTCTCAGTTAGCAAATCGCTCGATTcggcattgaagaaaaacacCGCATTTATCAAACGTCTTCGTACCGGTATCAGTGCTTCCGCCCAGCAGACCTTCCTCGCCGATATTCGCATGCTGTCGCTGCATAAATACCTTTCCGAAATAATCTCCGCTTGCTACGAGGGTCTTTGCAAACTCAAGTCCCCCGGTGAGATCGCCGTTGGCGTCGAGATCGCGAGCGCACTGCACCAGCGATTCGGACCTGCTGAGTTCACCAGGCAACTCGGATGGCTATTGGGTCGAGGATTGAGCACACCAGACAAGTCTCAGTTGAAAGCACTCGCTCCGGAGCTAcgcgagaaggaagagaaggagcgCCTCTCCCGGCACCGTGTCTTACTGCGCGTCGTCACTGAACTTTGGCTTGTGGGAATGCTACGGACTTTGGATGACATCGAACGGCCGGAGGATCTGGGGGCCAAGAATAAAGATGGCGTGGTTGGCAAGACACCTGATACCGTGGCTCGAGGAAAACCGTCTGCGGACAAAGAAACTGAGCCTTTCCCGCTAGAAGTGTTGAAGGATCTCCTGGGCCATGACCGTCAGCATGCAAATTTGCCTCTTGCAGTCCTGTTTGTTAAGAGCTTTGGATGGGACATTCTAGGTGTGAAGGGTGTTGAAGAAGGTAGAAAGACGGTTGAGGCAGATGGGGCTACGACAGCGGAGGCCACAGAGTCCAAGCAGAATGGCACAGATGTGAGCAATGAGAACGATGTTCCGCTTACCCCGGAGAAAACACAAAACCGCTTCAAGGCTATCCTCAACCGCTATCTGGAGGACGTCAAAGCACACGTTGTTCGTGACCAGAGAGCATTGGCTGCGCAGAGTCGCCGGAACGCTGAAGCCTATGTGAAGAGTGGTGAAATTTTTGAAGACCGTCAAGCCACTTTCGACAAACAGTCTAAGAATCTGGAAAAGCTGGTCTCCAACACGCAGGTTCTGTGTGAGGCTCTTGGTGTGGAGATGCCCCCCTTGGCTGAACAGGAAACTGCTGATCAAGCGTCAAGTGGTGGCATTGGCCTCGTGAAGACCGCGGAGTATTTGCGTGGCCAAGGTGAAGGAGCAGGAATCTgggaagatgaggaagagcGGCGTTTCTACGAAAATTTGGTTGACCTCAAAG GACAACAAGAGCGGATGATAATTGAGAATGCCATTTACTACGTTGATCCTCCGGAGCGACCTGCCATCCAGCAGAAGGAGCGCACGCCTATCGAGTCGTACATTCGACGACTGATCTACATGGATATGAACAAGCGCAATTACACTAGGATCTTGAAGTCAATTCGTAAGCTTCACTGGGAGGAACAAGAT GTTGTCAATATCCTGGAACGTATCTTCAGCAAACCAGTCAAGGTTAGATACGGCAACATCCACCTTCTGACAATACTCGTCAGCGCTCTGTATAGATATCACCAGGACTTTGTCATTGGCATCGTGGACAATATCCTGGAGTATATCACCCTGGGACTCGAGCAGAATGAGTTCAAGTTTAACCAAAAGCGCATTGCTGAGGTTAAATATTTGGGAGAGCTGTACAACTACAAGATGATCGATTCGCCTGTGGTATTTGATACCTTGTATCGGATCGTCACTTATGGTCATG AGGGCGGCACTCCCATCCCTGGGAAGATCAATCCTCTTGATTTGCCGGACGATTTCTTCCGTATCCGTTTGGTCTGCACTATACTGGATACCTGCGGCCACTGCTTTGATCGTGGGTCTGCGAAGAAAAAGTTGGACTTTTTCCTCACGTTCTTTCAGTATTACATCTTTACGAAAGAGCCCCTGCCAATGGATGTCGATTTTCTTGTTCACGACACCTACTCTGTGACGCGTCCTCAATGGAAGCTCGCTGGCGACCTGCAAGAAGCGACGATCATATTTAGCGAAGCAGTTGCGCAGAACTACAAGACGCAAGATGCCGGAAAGCATATGGAGCCCGAGcctgaggaagaggatgcgGAGAGCAGCTCATCCGATGAGGGTTTAGAGGAAGACGCCATGCCGGAAGTGGACGATGAACAAGAGTCCAGTGACGAAGCTGAGGCTGAGGCATCTGGTCCGAATGCAGAGCAAAACGGCGACAGCGAATCCGAAGACGAGGTCTTCGTTGGACGCCAGGAAGAGGAACGAGATCCACAAGCGGAGGCTGAATTCGACAGGGAGCTCGAGAAGATGATGGCGGATAGCGTTGACTCGCGCAGGTTCGAGCGGAAGGCTGTTTTCGATGTTCCATTGCCGATGAAACGGTCTGGGCGGGATGCCAGTGGTGCGGAGAGCACTGAGAGCTCTCAGGGTCAGGCAAATACCATGGCCTTTTCCTTGATGAcgaagaaaggaaacaagCAGCAG ACGCGTACTATCGACCTGCCATCTGATTCCAGCTTTGCCCTTGCAATGAAGAGCCAGCAACAAGCGGATCGTGAGGAACAGCAGCGGATTAAGAACTTGGTTCTCAACTACGAGAAGTCGAATGAAACCGAGAACACTGATG TTTCCGAGAAGCGTACACCTCCCCGAGACACCAGAATCGACAAGTCTGCTGCCAACCGCACTGCATTCCGCTCACGGAAGCTCCAATTGAGTGATGTCAACTGGTAA
- a CDS encoding uncharacterized protein (CAZy:AA3;~COG:S;~EggNog:ENOG410PK0P;~InterPro:IPR012814,IPR007867,IPR000172,IPR036188;~PFAM:PF05199;~go_function: GO:0016614 - oxidoreductase activity, acting on CH-OH group of donors [Evidence IEA];~go_function: GO:0050233 - pyranose oxidase activity [Evidence IEA];~go_function: GO:0050660 - flavin adenine dinucleotide binding [Evidence IEA];~go_process: GO:0055114 - oxidation-reduction process [Evidence IEA]), with translation MLNKTPNYDADVLVVGSGPIGATYARKLVEKNLRVLMVEAGAQESAIPGDHKKNAIVYQKDLDSFDHVIKGSLHLTSVPTDSNLAQNRSPISWSTANQVVNGQNPKDDEVTNFPAHAVSRNVGGMSILWTCATPEQHPKLERSKIFSPAEWDRLYKEAKKRIGTKTNVLEDSIRQQLILDVLGDHFQHRHPAPLPLAARRNDKNKDLIIWSSASTILGDIAEKGTGGNPLFTLWSQHVCEKLQINEVSGEVAHAEVKNLATDELKIIRAKKYVICGGAVLTPQLLHASGFRSERTATDESECFRLPALGHYLTEHSMCFCQVVLKKTLVDRVKTDPRYGWKEKMAKHRKKFGEDSLSLPFDDPDPQITIPVHDLHPWHIQIHRDVFAHGAVPPAIDKRTIVDLRFFGLMEPRESNYVTFDKDIKDAYGMPQPTFHFKLSDEDRKISHDMMRDMQDVAAVLGGYLPGSEPRFLPPGAAIHTCGTTRAGKKKDDSCCDEFSRVWGMKNLYVGGLNVIPGATASNPTLTAMCFAIKGAEHIIATTTHKSARL, from the exons ATGTTGAACAAGACTCCCAACTACGATGCTGATGTTCTCG TTGTAGGATCTGGCCCTATTGGAGCCACATACGCTAGGAAACTCGTTGAGAAAAATCTGCGTGTACTTATGGTGGAAGCGGGTGCCCA GGAAAGCGCAATTCCTGGAGACCATAAGAAAAATGCAATTGTGTATCAGAAGGACCTCGACTCATTTGATCA CGTCATTAAA GGGAGCTTGCACTTGACCTCAGTCCCAACTGATAGCAACTTGGCACAGAATCGGTCCCCAATCTCTTGGTCAAC GGCAAATCAAGTTGTCAACGGGCAGAACCCCAAGGACGATGAAGTGACAAATTTCCCAGCGCATGCCGTGTCTCGCAATGTAGGTGGAATGTCAATCCT CTGGACTTGTGCGACCCCAGAGCAACATCCAAAGCTCGAGCGATCGAAGATATTCTCGCCCGCCGAATGGGATAGGCTCTACAAAGAAGCCAAAAAGCGCATTGGCACTAAGACAAACGTTCTCGAGGACTCAATTCGGCAACAGCTAATCCTCGATGTCCTAGGAGACCACTTCCAACATCGTCATCCCGCTCCACTACCGCTTGCTGCGAGAAGAAACGACAAGAACAAAGACTTGATTATTTGGTCATCTGCTTCTACAATACTTGGAGACATTGCAGAAAAGGGGACAGGTGGAAATCCGCTTTTCACGCTGTGGTCCCAGCACGTGTGCGAGAAGTTGCAGATCAACGAAGTTTCTGGAGAGGTGGCCCACGCGGAGGTGAAGAACCTTGCAACAGATGAGCTGAAAATTATACGAGCAAAGAAGTATGTGATTTGTGGGGGGGCAGTACTCACACCGCAGTTACTCCACGCGTCTGGCTTCAGATCTGAAAGAACGGCCACTGATGAATCTGAGTGTTTTCGTCTTCCTGCACTG GGCCATTACTTGACAGAACACTCGATGTGTTTCTGCCAAGTCGTTCTTAAAAAGACGTTGGTTGACCGAGTGAAGACCGATCCGAGGTATggatggaaagaaaagatgGCAAAGCATCGGAAGAAGTTTGGTGAAGATTCTTTGTCATTGCCTTTCGATGACCCGGACCCCCAGATCACGATCCCTGTGCACGATCTCCATCCATGGCACATCCAGATTCACCGGGATGTGTTCGCTCACGGTGCAGTTCCACCAGCTATTGATAAGCGCACTATTGTCGACCTTCGATTTTTCGGGCTCATGGAGCCTCGAGAGAGCAATTACGTTACGTTCGACAAAGATATTAAGGATGCATACGGTATGCCGCAGCCTACtttccatttcaagctcTCAGACGAGGACAGGAAGATTTCGCATGACATGATGAGAGACATGCAAGATGTGGCAGCTGTGCTTGGGGGTTACCTCCCTGGTTCCGAGCCACGGTTCCTGCCTCCTGGTGCAGCTATCCACACATGCGGAACTACGCGCgcaggaaagaagaaggacgacTCGTGCTGCGACGAATTCTCCCGAGTCTGGGGAATGAAAAACCTTTACGTTGGGGGTCTAAATGTCATTCCTGGCGCGACTGCTTCCAACCCGACCCTGACCGCGATGTGCTTTGCCATTAAAGGAGCGGAACATATCATTGCTACAACGACGCATAAGTCGGCTAGACTTTAG
- a CDS encoding uncharacterized protein (COG:S;~EggNog:ENOG410PPHV;~InterPro:IPR001005,IPR039601,IPR009057;~go_component: GO:0000500 - RNA polymerase I upstream activating factor complex [Evidence IEA];~go_process: GO:0042790 - nucleolar large rRNA transcription by RNA polymerase I [Evidence IEA]), whose product MSSSSSYHPEESEDASDSEFETRQSTATRSSAAPCLQSHGTEYAARELRRNVSRSERRKARNRTRETAYWDLRQQLPDGSVGAYTEILEETNSDLPPVKAEFSGTENYNVTQNGIVIWTPQEKDIFFNLLDQKGKNGIKEIAQAIGTKSELEVQEHLRLLHRGLERQHLRDRHARTVILGDIPAATEIREKCERELDKYSELLCLEEQYLGDVAGKKRHYDAWIIDRGKAEEIDEQIVGEVEEDAGEEGEDEADSADHEGSEDVEYEGSEEESEEEREPLTIRTDSPIHLSASLFTMSKWIRLSERFFMNPSGSRLPDNWTKIACSGETPSITADAFTDFYAIAISLTRRLVHSSLFFAMSRIRQMRDSGGRRKARLVKSRDVRAALDVLNMKQDRSDYWIGLARRCNLDVMDARHQKGWKNVRMSHNEVEDYLSGDFHKPSDERHKLKPSREHAGDGIYNDDNESVLSDVRSSPDPIPEEQLYLTFEDEHAEAVDQKASNIEEQRLWKLLGHPASVDLDPEIKPEDEDLEAIRKPTGERKTKEDLADWRDRALYRSEWEEYGNDVFDVYEELSENRRKRRRIAKGEPARLTSPVRTISDEDADVAMDEMDTREDDETGEANSRVIKYEGEDDSEEEDRDEATNEHEESIPSVGDKEEVDQKPIIRKAEEEPQDQDASRHSNEESEYESENDFKPPQQAVKYEPSGDEDEGSGSMSESSGSESEPDDDHQPQQSTTKGEPSEYSDSGSEYMSESNESTEIEQKPNIGSQEHQQRIKHEVSEYSGSCSESEIRR is encoded by the coding sequence ATGAGCAGCTCCAGCAGTTACCACCCCGAGGAAAGCGAAGACGCCTCTGATTCCGAGTTCGAAACGAGGCAATCAACCGCTACGAGATCCTCAGCTGCGCCATGTTTGCAATCGCATGGCACGGAATACGCCGCGCGCGAACTTCGTCGAAATGTCTCCAGATCCGAACGCCGGAAAGCTCGCAATAGGACGCGGGAGACGGCGTACTGGGACTTGCGCCAACAGCTTCCGGATGGATCTGTGGGGGCTTATACGGAGATTCTCGAAGAGACGAACAGCGATCTTCCCCCGGTTAAAGCAGAATTCAGTGGCACTGAGAATTACAACGTCACGCAAAACGGGATCGTGATATGGACACCCCAGGAAAAAGATATCTTCTTTAATCTACTGGATCAGAAAGGCAAGAATGGAATCAAGGAGATTGCACAAGCCATCGGCACCAAATCAGAACTGGAGGTACAAGAGCATCTCAGGCTTTTACACAGGGGCCTGGAACGGCAGCACCTGAGGGATCGTCATGCGCGGACGGTTATTTTGGGCGATATTCCGGCAGCTACAGAGATTAGGGAGAAGTGCGAGAGGGAGCTTGACAAGTATTCGGAACTTTTGTGCCTTGAGGAGCAGTATCTGGGGGATGTTGCTGGGAAGAAGAGGCACTACGATGCGTGGATTATCGATCGAGGGAAGGCAGAGGAAATAGATGAGCAGATTGTTGGGGAAGTGGAGGAAGACGCTggcgaagagggagaagatgaagcaGACTCAGCAGACCACGAGGGAAGCGAAGATGTCGAATATGAAGGAAGCGAGGAAGAaagtgaagaagaaagagaacccCTGACCATCCGCACAGACTCCCCAATCCACCTCTCCGCAAGTCTTTTCACCATGTCAAAATGGATCCGCCTTTCGGAACGCTTTTTCATGAACCCCAGCGGTTCCCGACTCCCAGACAACTGGACCAAGATCGCCTGTTCAGGCGAAACCCCCTCGATAACTGCAGACGCATTCACAGACTTTTACGCCATAGCCATAAGTCTTACACGGCGCCTAGTTCATTCATCACTGTTCTTCGCCATGTCACGAATACGCCAGATGAGGGATTCTGGCGGCCGTCGGAAGGCCAGATTAGTAAAGTCCCGGGATGTTAGGGCTGCACTTGATGTGCTCAACATGAAGCAGGATCGGTCTGACTACTGGATTGGGTTGGCGAGGAGATGTAATCTGGATGTTATGGATGCGAGGCATCAGAAGGGGTGGAAAAATGTCCGGATGAGCCATAACGAAGTGGAGGACTATCTTTCTGGGGACTTTCATAAGCCTTCTGACGAGAGACACAAATTAAAACCGAGTCGGGAGCATGCAGGTGACGGGATATATAATGACGACAACGAATCAGTCCTCTCTGACGTCCGTTCCTCCCCCGACCCGATACCAGAAGAACAACTATACTTAACTTTCGAAGACGAACACGCAGAAGCAGTTGACCAAAAAGCAAGCAACATAGAAGAACAACGCCTCTGGAAGCTCCTAGGCCATCCAGCATCAGTCGATCTCGATCCGGAAATAAAacccgaagatgaagacctAGAAGCAATACGAAAACCGACTGGAGAGCGCAAGACAAAGGAAGATCTTGCCGACTGGCGCGATAGGGCACTCTACCGCAGTGAATGGGAGGAATACGGAAACGATGTCTTTGATGTATATGAGGAGTTATCGGAAAATCGACGGAAAAGACGACGTATTGCCAAAGGAGAACCTGCTAGACTTACATCTCCTGTTAGAACCATTTCTGATGAGGATGCGGATGTTGCGATGGATGAAATGGATACCcgtgaagatgatgaaacCGGGGAAGCCAACTCTCGCGTTATCAAATACGAGGGTGAGGACGACAGTGAGGAAGAAGACCGCGACGAAGCTACAAACGAGCATGAGGAATCCATTCCCTCCGTTGGTGACAAAGAAGAAGTTGACCAGAAACCCATCATCCGCAaagccgaagaagagccGCAAGATCAAGACGCATCTCGACACTCGAACGAGGAGTCTGAATACGAATCAGAAAATGATTTTAAACCGCCCCAGCAGGCCGTCAAATATGAACCGTCaggagatgaagatgaaggctCAGGATCAATGTCCGAATCTTCCGGCTCAGAGTCCGAACCAGACGACGATCACCAACCTCAGCAAAGCACCACCAAAGGTGAGCCATCGGAGTACTCAGATTCAGGCTCTGAATATATGTCAGAATCAAATGAAAGCACCGAAATCGAGCAGAAACCCAATATCGGATCTCAAGAGCACCAACAAAGAATCAAGCACGAAGTCTCGGAATACTCCGGTTCATGCTCAGAATCCGAAATCCGACGGTGA